Below is a genomic region from SAR324 cluster bacterium.
ATGAGGTAGCACGCGCAGTACTCTTCTTGGCGTCCGCCGATTCAGGAATGATGACTGGATCCATTATAGATTTCGATCAGTCTGTTTTGGGTTGCTATGACAGTCCTCCTCATCCAGCGTAGTTATTAGAATGCAATGAATTAATGAAGAAAATGAATACAGATTCAAATGCTCAGTGATTAATCCAGTTACTGCTTCAGGGCTTGTTTCTTTGAGAGTTTTTAAGAAATCTTTTCCCTCCTAGTGAAACTGCAAAACGGTCCTACTTATAATAAGTCAGGCAAACCAATTACTTACTAAAGTTACATTGTTTCCGGTACCTTTGATTTCTCTGATTGAAGAAAGAACCATAGCAACTTACTTAGTAAGCACTAAGCAGAAATGAGCTATCACAAGACTCTCTGCTGTCTTATCAACGCTTGCAAATAAGCGTTCCTCACTTGCCTAAACAAGGACCTAGTTCCTATCACTAAAAAATATCTTGACAAAGGACTAATTTGAAACAGCAAATTTTGGAAAAGAAAAGGATTGGAAAAACTGATCTGATGGTATCCCCTTTGTGTTTTGGAACTTCCGGATTGGGGAATATGCCGGATACCTATGGCTATGAGGTGGATGAGAAACGAGCAAGAGAAACCCTCAATGCCATTTTTGATGGTCCAATAAATTTCCTCGATACTTCTAACAACTATGGATTTGGGCGTTCTGAAGCAAGGATTGGTGATGCGCTGAGGGAGAGAGGTGGTTTACCAGATGGTTTCGTAATATCGACCAAAGTAGATCGTGATATGGAGAATGGTACTTTTGACGCCAGTCGTACAAGGCGATCTTTGGATGAAAGTCTGACTAGACTTGGATTAGAAAAAGTTCAAATCCTTCACCTTCACGATCCTGAGCATGCACGCGACTTGAAGGAAATAACTTGTAAGGGTGGTGCACTTGATGAGTTGTTCAAAATCAA
It encodes:
- a CDS encoding aldo/keto reductase; this encodes MVSPLCFGTSGLGNMPDTYGYEVDEKRARETLNAIFDGPINFLDTSNNYGFGRSEARIGDALRERGGLPDGFVISTKVDRDMENGTFDASRTRRSLDESLTRLGLEKVQILHLHDPEHARDLKEITCKGGALDELFKIKEEGLAEAVGLAMGRIDVMESILWDWPFDSLMNHNRWNIINKSADKVFTKAHERGIAILNAAPYASGILAKGSSVMPRIAYQDAT